In a genomic window of Salegentibacter salegens:
- a CDS encoding PUR family DNA/RNA-binding protein, whose protein sequence is MSDKGMMEKEEIFSKVLRAGRRTYFFDVRATRADDYYLTITESKKFTNDDGSFFYKKHKIYLYKEDFAGFNEILQEMTDFILNEKGEEVISERHQKDFKKEYETSENGEAQGVSPEKFTDVSFDDI, encoded by the coding sequence ATGAGCGACAAGGGAATGATGGAGAAAGAAGAAATATTCTCTAAAGTGCTAAGGGCCGGAAGAAGAACTTACTTCTTTGATGTGAGAGCCACACGTGCAGACGATTATTACCTAACTATTACCGAGAGTAAGAAGTTTACCAACGATGATGGTTCTTTTTTCTACAAAAAACACAAAATCTACCTTTACAAAGAGGATTTTGCAGGTTTTAATGAAATTTTACAGGAGATGACCGACTTTATTCTTAATGAAAAAGGAGAAGAGGTAATTAGCGAACGACACCAGAAAGATTTCAAAAAGGAATATGAAACTTCAGAAAACGGTGAGGCACAAGGCGTTTCTCCAGAGAAGTTTACCGATGTAAGTTTTGACGACATCTAA
- a CDS encoding M14 family metallopeptidase — MQKLLPLLIFFICFNSFAQQEDLSLDYYLPQDVSYNEKIPKPQEVIGYIPGEWHVTHDLLLNYMRELARVSPRISIENRGETYEGRPLILLKITSEENHNNLEEIRQNHLALTRENASSLNTKEMAIVVNQGFSIHGNEASGSNAALLVAYHLAAAEGEEIEELLDNTVILFDPVFNPDGLQRFSYWANTNKSENINPDPQDREYDEVWPGGRTNHYWFDMNRDWLPVQLPESQARIETFHKWMPNILTDHHEMGSNSSFFFQPGIPSRTHPLTPDINQELTKEIGAYHAAAFDELGSFYYTEENYDDFYYGKGSTFPDINGSIGILFEQGSSRGHAQETENGVLTFPFTIRNQFTAALSTLEAAKNMREKILNYQRDFYKNARNSAEKGAYVFGSEKDASSAYELAKILEKHKIELHKIEENFTTNGKNFKKNSAYVVPKNQRQHRLVKAMFERRTEFEDSLFYDISAWTLPLAFNLDFAEDVKMNKAGQKIENLEKPEVQPLEKSTYAYIMQWHDFYSPKALNMVLEEGLRAKVGMQPFSLENKEYDYGTILIPVQNQELDADKMYQFLQEVSKKSNVQIEGINTGLTQGVNLGSNQFRALQPAKVALIVGEGITPYDAGEIWHLFDQRYDMKITKLDTRRFSRTDLSRYTDIILPNSWGSALDDGDIEKLKEWIQDGGTLIGYRNAARFFEREDFMDLEIKKDSLVAEDISFEEQRDFRGAQGIGGAIFEANIDRSHPVNFGYTNNKLPLFRNTTIFIEADKQSYNNPIQYTENPLLSGYISVPRLDSIAGTVPFKITGMGRGNVILFTDNTNFRAFWFGTNKLLMNAIFFGDEM, encoded by the coding sequence ATGCAAAAACTTCTACCCTTACTTATTTTCTTTATCTGTTTTAACTCCTTTGCTCAGCAGGAAGATTTAAGTCTTGATTATTACTTACCACAAGATGTTAGCTACAATGAGAAAATTCCAAAACCGCAGGAGGTAATTGGTTATATTCCCGGGGAATGGCACGTAACCCACGATTTACTTTTAAATTATATGCGGGAATTGGCAAGGGTTTCCCCTAGAATTAGCATAGAGAACCGCGGAGAAACCTACGAGGGACGCCCACTTATTCTACTCAAAATAACTTCTGAAGAGAACCATAATAACCTGGAAGAAATAAGGCAAAACCACCTCGCTTTAACCCGGGAAAACGCTTCTTCGCTCAACACCAAAGAAATGGCCATTGTGGTGAACCAGGGATTTTCTATCCACGGAAACGAGGCCAGCGGATCTAATGCTGCGCTTTTAGTAGCTTATCATCTCGCTGCGGCTGAAGGTGAAGAAATAGAAGAATTATTAGACAATACAGTTATTCTCTTTGATCCTGTGTTTAATCCCGATGGATTGCAACGCTTTTCCTATTGGGCCAATACCAACAAAAGTGAAAATATAAACCCAGATCCTCAAGATAGGGAATACGACGAAGTTTGGCCGGGTGGAAGAACCAACCATTACTGGTTTGACATGAACCGCGACTGGCTGCCGGTACAATTACCAGAATCCCAGGCGCGCATTGAAACATTTCATAAATGGATGCCAAATATTTTGACAGATCATCACGAAATGGGCTCCAATTCCAGCTTTTTCTTCCAACCGGGAATTCCATCCAGAACGCACCCTCTTACGCCAGATATTAACCAGGAACTCACCAAAGAAATAGGTGCTTACCACGCCGCAGCATTTGATGAATTAGGATCTTTTTATTATACCGAAGAAAACTACGACGATTTTTACTACGGAAAAGGTTCTACTTTTCCAGATATTAACGGAAGTATAGGAATTCTTTTTGAACAGGGAAGTTCCCGTGGTCACGCCCAGGAAACCGAGAATGGGGTTCTTACTTTCCCGTTCACGATAAGAAATCAATTTACCGCGGCGCTTTCTACGTTGGAAGCCGCTAAAAATATGCGTGAGAAAATCCTGAATTATCAGCGTGATTTTTATAAAAATGCCCGCAATTCTGCTGAAAAAGGTGCTTATGTTTTCGGAAGCGAAAAAGATGCATCTTCAGCCTACGAACTGGCGAAAATCCTGGAAAAACATAAAATAGAACTCCATAAAATAGAGGAAAACTTTACCACCAATGGAAAGAATTTCAAAAAGAATTCTGCTTATGTAGTTCCTAAAAATCAGCGTCAGCATAGATTAGTAAAAGCGATGTTTGAGCGCAGAACCGAATTTGAAGATAGCTTATTCTACGATATTTCGGCCTGGACGCTTCCTTTAGCTTTCAACCTGGATTTTGCCGAAGATGTAAAAATGAATAAAGCCGGACAGAAAATAGAAAACCTGGAAAAACCGGAAGTTCAGCCATTAGAAAAAAGCACTTATGCGTATATAATGCAATGGCACGATTTCTATTCGCCAAAAGCTTTAAATATGGTTCTTGAGGAAGGCCTGCGGGCAAAAGTGGGAATGCAGCCTTTTTCCTTAGAAAATAAAGAATATGATTACGGAACAATTTTAATTCCGGTTCAAAATCAAGAATTAGACGCTGATAAAATGTATCAATTTCTGCAAGAAGTATCAAAAAAATCTAATGTACAAATCGAAGGAATAAACACCGGATTAACCCAGGGTGTGAACCTTGGAAGCAATCAATTTAGAGCATTGCAACCTGCAAAAGTCGCTTTAATTGTGGGAGAAGGAATAACGCCATACGATGCCGGTGAGATCTGGCATTTATTCGATCAGCGTTACGATATGAAAATTACAAAATTGGATACCAGAAGATTTTCCAGAACCGATCTAAGCCGATATACCGATATTATTCTTCCAAATTCGTGGGGCAGTGCTTTAGATGATGGAGATATAGAAAAACTAAAAGAATGGATTCAGGATGGCGGAACTTTAATTGGCTATCGTAATGCCGCGCGCTTTTTTGAAAGAGAGGATTTTATGGATCTCGAAATCAAAAAAGACAGCCTGGTTGCCGAAGATATTAGTTTTGAAGAGCAAAGAGATTTTAGAGGTGCGCAAGGAATTGGCGGTGCTATTTTTGAAGCAAATATAGATCGTTCTCACCCGGTTAATTTTGGTTATACTAATAACAAACTTCCTTTATTTAGGAATACCACAATTTTTATTGAAGCTGATAAGCAAAGTTATAATAACCCTATTCAGTATACAGAAAACCCACTATTAAGCGGATATATTAGTGTACCGAGATTAGATTCTATTGCGGGCACAGTTCCGTTTAAAATCACAGGAATGGGACGTGGTAATGTTATTTTATTTACCGATAATACAAACTTCAGGGCTTTCTGGTTTGGGACCAATAAATTATTGATGAATGCCATCTTCTTTGGTGATGAAATGTAA
- a CDS encoding tRNA-binding protein, with amino-acid sequence MEISWKDFEKVEMRIGTITEVSDFPEAKNPAYKMVIDFGKDIGQRKTSAQIIKRYKKEDLLNRQIVAVVNFPKKQIANIMSECLVLGAVGKENDIVLLNPDFNVENGLRVG; translated from the coding sequence ATGGAAATTTCCTGGAAAGATTTTGAAAAAGTAGAAATGCGAATTGGAACAATTACTGAAGTTTCAGATTTTCCTGAAGCTAAAAACCCTGCTTATAAAATGGTGATTGATTTTGGGAAAGACATTGGCCAAAGAAAAACTTCAGCTCAAATCATAAAGCGTTACAAAAAAGAGGATTTACTCAATCGACAAATCGTAGCGGTGGTTAATTTTCCGAAGAAACAAATCGCCAATATTATGAGCGAATGCCTGGTTTTAGGAGCTGTGGGTAAAGAAAATGATATCGTGCTATTAAATCCCGACTTTAATGTAGAAAATGGACTGCGAGTAGGATAG
- a CDS encoding thioredoxin family protein: MARTASNMIELGTPAPDFNLVDVITNNRYSLENIKGKKGTLIMFISNHCPFVKHVNEEIVRLAGDYRVLGFGFAAIMSNDVENYPADHPDNMNEVARKHQYSFPYLYDESQDVARAYKASCTPDFYLFDDELKLIYRGQLDDSRPGNGIPVNGRHLRDAMDAVLSNKKIIEDQKPSIGCNIKWKYAPES, encoded by the coding sequence ATGGCCAGAACCGCTTCAAATATGATAGAGCTGGGTACACCGGCGCCCGATTTTAACCTGGTAGATGTTATTACCAACAATAGATATTCTCTTGAAAATATTAAGGGTAAGAAGGGTACATTAATTATGTTTATAAGCAACCACTGCCCTTTTGTAAAACATGTAAACGAAGAAATAGTGAGACTGGCAGGAGATTACCGCGTGCTGGGGTTTGGTTTTGCTGCTATTATGAGCAACGATGTAGAAAACTACCCTGCAGATCATCCAGATAATATGAACGAGGTAGCCAGGAAACACCAGTATTCTTTTCCATATCTCTACGACGAATCCCAGGACGTAGCACGAGCTTACAAAGCCTCCTGTACGCCAGATTTTTATCTGTTTGATGATGAATTAAAACTTATTTATCGCGGCCAATTAGACGATTCCCGCCCGGGAAATGGAATTCCGGTAAACGGAAGACATTTGCGCGACGCTATGGATGCAGTACTTTCTAATAAAAAAATTATAGAAGATCAGAAACCAAGTATTGGTTGTAATATAAAGTGGAAGTATGCCCCGGAATCTTAA
- a CDS encoding peroxiredoxin gives MSELKLGDKAPNFDAETSEGKINFYDYLGDSWGILFSHPADYTPVCTTELGTVAKYKDKFEARNTKVMALSVDGVESHKGWINDINETQNTTVNFPIIADEDKKVSNLYGMIHPKADNTLTVRSVYVIGPDKTIKLMITYPASTGRNFDELLRVIDSLQLTAYQKVATPANWKQGEDVVISPSVSNEDAKKMFPKGFKEVKSYLRMTPQPDSK, from the coding sequence ATGAGCGAATTAAAATTAGGAGATAAAGCACCAAATTTTGATGCTGAAACTTCAGAAGGAAAAATCAATTTTTATGATTATTTAGGAGATAGCTGGGGAATTTTATTTTCGCATCCTGCCGATTATACACCGGTTTGTACTACAGAATTAGGAACGGTAGCGAAATACAAAGATAAATTTGAAGCTCGCAACACTAAAGTGATGGCTTTAAGTGTAGATGGAGTAGAGTCGCATAAAGGCTGGATAAATGATATAAACGAAACCCAAAATACCACGGTTAATTTTCCAATTATTGCCGATGAAGATAAAAAGGTTTCCAACCTATATGGAATGATCCACCCGAAAGCCGATAATACGCTTACGGTACGTTCGGTTTATGTAATTGGACCAGACAAGACCATTAAATTAATGATTACTTATCCTGCCAGTACCGGTAGAAATTTTGATGAATTACTTAGGGTAATCGATTCGCTGCAACTTACCGCCTATCAAAAAGTAGCCACACCGGCTAATTGGAAACAAGGTGAAGATGTAGTGATTAGTCCTTCGGTTTCTAATGAAGATGCAAAGAAGATGTTCCCTAAAGGTTTTAAAGAGGTGAAATCATATCTTAGAATGACCCCGCAACCGGATTCTAAGTAA
- a CDS encoding peptidylprolyl isomerase — protein MNDGLYAKFYTTKGQILVELEYEKVPGTVGNFVGLAEGKLENDAFPQGKPYYNDLKFHRVIPNFMVQGGDPQGTGVGGPGYKFEDEIHPDLKHDAPGKLSMANAGPGTNGSQFFITHTETPWLDGKHTVFGSVIEGQDVVDSIKQGDKIEKLEIIRSGENAQNFNAVESFRQFDGAKAKREDAAKKREDELLGKLSEGFKTTESGLRYKIEKKGEGAKPEKGQTVSVHYKGMLTDGSVFDSSYKRNQPLEFPVGVGHVISGWDEGILLLNVGDQARFVIPSHLAYGEQGAGGVIPPNAALVFDVELVAVK, from the coding sequence ATGAACGACGGATTATATGCAAAATTTTATACCACTAAAGGTCAGATTTTAGTGGAATTGGAATATGAAAAAGTACCAGGAACAGTGGGAAACTTTGTAGGTCTTGCTGAAGGAAAACTGGAAAACGATGCTTTTCCGCAGGGAAAACCTTATTACAACGATCTTAAATTTCACCGCGTGATTCCTAATTTTATGGTTCAGGGTGGAGATCCTCAGGGAACAGGCGTTGGTGGTCCCGGTTATAAATTTGAAGATGAAATTCACCCCGATTTAAAACACGATGCTCCCGGGAAACTTTCTATGGCAAACGCCGGTCCCGGAACCAACGGAAGCCAGTTTTTTATTACCCATACCGAAACTCCCTGGTTAGACGGCAAACACACCGTTTTTGGTAGTGTAATTGAAGGTCAGGATGTAGTTGATAGCATTAAGCAAGGCGATAAAATTGAAAAACTGGAAATAATAAGATCTGGCGAAAATGCACAGAATTTTAATGCTGTAGAGTCTTTTAGACAATTTGATGGCGCTAAAGCCAAAAGAGAAGATGCTGCTAAGAAGAGGGAAGACGAATTACTCGGAAAACTTTCAGAGGGTTTTAAAACTACAGAAAGCGGACTTCGATATAAAATTGAGAAAAAAGGAGAAGGAGCAAAACCTGAAAAAGGACAAACCGTATCTGTACATTATAAAGGAATGCTAACCGATGGAAGTGTTTTTGATTCTTCTTACAAGAGAAATCAGCCATTAGAATTTCCGGTAGGAGTAGGGCACGTAATTAGTGGATGGGACGAAGGTATTTTACTTTTAAATGTAGGAGACCAGGCTCGTTTCGTTATTCCTTCGCATTTGGCTTATGGTGAACAAGGAGCAGGTGGTGTAATTCCGCCAAACGCAGCTTTGGTTTTTGATGTGGAATTGGTGGCGGTGAAATAA
- a CDS encoding amidohydrolase, producing the protein MKRILLVCLLSSILISCNSEDKEEADLLVYNAEIYTVDDNFSSAEAFVTKDGKFLEVGNAETLQEKYKITEKLDAGGKSVFPGFIDGHAHFYMLGLQQQLVDLTGTKSFIEVVQRIVDFQNKRGAAFITGRGWDQNDWESKEFPTKDTLDQLFPNTPIAITRIDGHALLANQAALDKAGITTETPFDGGDIEQKDGKLTGIIVDNPMSLITDAQPEPSTQEQVNALLDAQKISFEYGLTTVVDAGIDRETIELMDSLHKEESLKIRLYAMISNTEENLDYYLDKDPIKTERLNVRSVKFYGDGALGSRGAALKEEYSDRAGHFGALLSPVEDFKETAERLAASKFQLNTHAIGDSANYLVLKTYDELLEDGGDRRWRVEHSQVIDTSDFKYFSKNIIPSIQPTHATSDMYWAEDRLGKERMQGAYAFKKLLNQAGIVALGTDFPVEEVSPFLTFYAAVARQDTDNYPEDGFMIDQALSREETLKGMTIWAAYANFEEEEKGSIEAGKFADFIILDKDIMRVEASEIPEIKVLETYVNGEKVY; encoded by the coding sequence ATGAAAAGAATCTTACTCGTCTGCCTTCTAAGCAGCATCCTTATTTCCTGTAATTCTGAAGATAAAGAGGAAGCAGATCTCCTGGTTTATAACGCTGAAATTTACACGGTAGACGATAACTTTAGTTCTGCGGAAGCATTTGTAACAAAGGATGGAAAGTTTCTAGAAGTAGGTAATGCCGAAACACTTCAGGAAAAATATAAAATAACCGAAAAACTTGATGCAGGTGGGAAAAGTGTTTTTCCTGGCTTTATAGATGGCCACGCTCATTTTTACATGTTGGGGCTTCAACAGCAGCTTGTAGATCTTACAGGAACTAAAAGCTTTATTGAAGTAGTGCAACGTATTGTGGATTTTCAGAATAAACGTGGTGCAGCATTTATTACCGGGAGAGGATGGGATCAAAACGACTGGGAAAGTAAAGAATTTCCAACCAAGGATACCTTAGATCAATTATTCCCCAATACTCCAATTGCCATTACCCGTATAGATGGTCACGCACTTTTAGCCAACCAGGCCGCTTTAGATAAAGCAGGGATTACCACCGAAACTCCTTTTGATGGTGGAGATATTGAACAAAAAGATGGTAAACTTACCGGGATAATAGTAGATAACCCTATGAGCCTAATTACCGATGCGCAACCTGAACCTTCTACGCAGGAGCAAGTGAACGCCTTGCTGGATGCTCAAAAAATTTCTTTTGAATACGGGCTTACAACCGTGGTAGACGCTGGGATAGACAGGGAAACCATAGAGCTTATGGATAGTCTTCATAAAGAGGAAAGTCTTAAAATAAGGTTGTATGCAATGATTAGTAATACAGAAGAAAACCTTGATTATTATCTCGATAAAGATCCTATTAAGACCGAAAGATTAAATGTACGTTCAGTGAAATTTTATGGCGATGGTGCCCTTGGTTCCAGAGGTGCTGCTTTAAAAGAAGAGTACAGTGATCGCGCCGGGCACTTTGGAGCACTACTTTCCCCAGTTGAAGATTTTAAAGAAACCGCCGAACGGCTTGCGGCTTCAAAGTTTCAATTAAATACCCACGCTATTGGAGATTCGGCTAACTACCTTGTTTTAAAAACTTACGATGAACTGTTAGAAGATGGTGGAGATCGTCGTTGGAGAGTAGAACATTCACAGGTAATAGATACTTCAGATTTTAAATATTTCAGTAAAAATATAATTCCGTCTATCCAACCCACCCACGCTACCAGCGATATGTACTGGGCAGAAGATCGCTTAGGTAAAGAAAGAATGCAGGGAGCTTATGCCTTTAAAAAACTACTGAACCAGGCTGGGATTGTAGCTTTGGGAACCGATTTCCCGGTAGAAGAGGTAAGTCCGTTTTTGACTTTTTATGCAGCGGTTGCAAGACAGGATACCGATAATTATCCTGAAGATGGTTTTATGATAGATCAGGCTTTATCTCGCGAAGAAACTTTAAAAGGAATGACCATTTGGGCGGCTTATGCTAATTTTGAAGAAGAAGAAAAAGGAAGTATAGAAGCAGGAAAATTCGCCGATTTTATAATCCTGGATAAGGATATTATGAGAGTTGAGGCATCTGAAATTCCCGAAATAAAAGTTTTGGAAACTTATGTAAATGGCGAAAAAGTATATTAA
- a CDS encoding TonB-dependent receptor, giving the protein MFSIKRNLFLSLFLMGGVLFAQDPIDSETVTVVKPYTPTVKDANKIKQTPGEADSVRTEKRPVQYSIFSVPVASTFTPAKGRATTVERERPVKVYDNYASLGFGNYGNLLAEFYTNLEVNRTDNFGIYLDHNSSQGGIDGIALDDKFYDTELNLSYNSKTRNLGWKTEVGAQHQLFNWYGLPQNANFSNAEINAIDPSQNYFSAYAGAEIELYDSFFDNARGKFRHTGDSYSTAENHFDARGTFEVNIADELITTNIYTDIVNGQMGEQFLATDSYDYTFMNFGINPSLLILREDLTLNLGVAFFYSQDVENSDGNFYIYPKVTASYRLGGDYFTPYAGLEGGLQQNTYYSFIQENPYVSPNLEIKPTDNEYNAYVGAKGKLSNSISYNFRTGYESQFNKPLFRRNAQANDITTENYAYGNSFEVVYDDVKTLSVAGELNVDVNRNFRLGINAEYFNYSTEDQVEAWNLPDFKASLNADYQINEKWYTGANLFYIGERFDQERLASAGDPSMSTISLDSYFDVNAHLGYRFNDRLSIFAKGSNLLNNDYQRWTNFQVQGLQVLAGATYKFDF; this is encoded by the coding sequence ATGTTTTCAATAAAAAGAAACCTGTTTTTAAGTCTGTTTTTAATGGGTGGGGTTCTTTTTGCTCAAGATCCTATAGACAGCGAAACTGTAACTGTAGTAAAACCATATACCCCAACCGTTAAAGATGCGAATAAAATAAAGCAAACTCCCGGTGAAGCAGATTCTGTTAGAACCGAAAAAAGACCGGTGCAATACAGCATATTTTCTGTTCCCGTTGCTTCTACCTTTACACCAGCAAAGGGACGCGCTACTACGGTAGAAAGAGAACGTCCCGTAAAAGTTTATGATAATTATGCGAGCCTTGGTTTTGGAAATTACGGCAACCTTTTAGCCGAATTTTACACTAACCTGGAAGTGAACCGTACCGATAATTTTGGAATCTACTTAGACCATAATTCATCCCAGGGCGGGATTGATGGAATTGCGCTAGACGATAAATTTTATGATACCGAGCTAAACTTAAGTTATAATTCTAAAACCCGAAATTTAGGTTGGAAAACCGAAGTAGGGGCACAGCATCAACTTTTTAACTGGTACGGTTTACCGCAAAATGCTAATTTTAGCAATGCAGAAATAAATGCGATAGATCCTTCACAGAATTATTTTTCAGCTTATGCAGGTGCCGAAATCGAACTTTACGATTCCTTTTTTGATAATGCAAGGGGGAAGTTTAGACATACCGGCGATTCCTATTCAACTGCGGAAAATCATTTTGATGCCCGCGGTACTTTTGAAGTGAATATTGCTGATGAGCTAATCACAACGAACATCTATACCGATATTGTTAATGGCCAAATGGGAGAACAATTTCTGGCAACCGATAGTTATGATTATACTTTTATGAACTTCGGGATAAATCCCAGTTTGTTAATTTTAAGGGAAGATCTTACTTTAAATCTTGGGGTTGCTTTTTTCTATAGTCAGGATGTAGAAAACAGCGATGGTAATTTTTACATTTACCCAAAAGTAACAGCAAGTTATAGATTAGGTGGCGATTATTTTACACCTTACGCCGGGCTGGAAGGCGGCTTACAGCAAAACACCTATTATAGTTTTATTCAGGAAAATCCTTATGTTTCCCCAAATTTGGAAATAAAACCAACCGATAATGAGTACAACGCCTATGTTGGGGCCAAAGGAAAATTAAGTAATAGTATTTCTTATAATTTTAGAACAGGTTATGAATCGCAATTCAATAAACCTTTATTTAGGCGAAATGCTCAGGCCAATGATATCACTACCGAAAATTATGCCTACGGAAATTCTTTTGAAGTGGTTTATGATGATGTAAAAACTCTTTCTGTTGCCGGGGAATTAAATGTAGATGTAAACCGAAATTTCCGATTGGGAATTAATGCTGAATATTTTAATTATAGCACAGAAGACCAGGTAGAAGCCTGGAACCTTCCCGATTTTAAAGCTTCTTTAAATGCCGACTATCAAATTAATGAAAAGTGGTACACCGGCGCCAACTTGTTTTATATTGGGGAGCGTTTTGACCAGGAAAGACTTGCCTCGGCAGGAGACCCCTCTATGAGTACAATTAGCCTTGATAGCTATTTTGATGTAAATGCTCATTTAGGCTATAGGTTTAACGACAGGCTTTCGATATTTGCTAAAGGAAGTAATCTTTTAAATAACGATTATCAACGTTGGACTAATTTCCAGGTGCAGGGATTACAGGTTCTTGCAGGCGCAACTTATAAATTCGATTTTTAA